In Microplitis demolitor isolate Queensland-Clemson2020A chromosome 9, iyMicDemo2.1a, whole genome shotgun sequence, one genomic interval encodes:
- the LOC103575096 gene encoding mitochondrial intermembrane space import and assembly protein 40-B produces the protein MSTEQKEEKDIKISAAKEDNSSPKENNSPESESAPGLLLPDGEINWDCPCLDGMASGPCGSEFKKSFSCMFTSVEGQNNADCLVAIKTLFSCMSKYPDYYRDKGFSDEILEMDEQPETNSTNDEKDSENNLK, from the coding sequence ATGTCAACTGaacaaaaagaagaaaaagacataaaaatttcagcaGCCAAAGAAGACAATTCATCTCCAAAGGAAAACAATTCACCAGAATCTGAATCAGCTCCTGGATTACTGCTTCCTGATGGGGAAATAAATTGGGACTGTCCTTGTTTAGATGGAATGGCATCAGGACCCTGCGGTTCAGAgttcaaaaaatctttttcttgTATGTTTACGTCCGTAGAAGGACAAAATAATGCGGATTGCCTGGTAGCGATTAAAACATTATTCTCATGTATGTCCAAATATCCTGACTACTATCGCGACAAAGGTTTTTCCGATGAAATTTTGGAGATGGATGAACAGCCAGAAACAAATTCAACGAATGATGAAAAAGACAGtgaaaataatctaaaatag